In a genomic window of Arachnia rubra:
- a CDS encoding GNAT family protein, whose amino-acid sequence MGDRLIAGDVQLRSHRIPYVSTLFVDEKEHHCRGLGHRLIEAVEEQDQFLDSTLIRLDTFDFQVPGFTGNSDR is encoded by the coding sequence ATGGGAGACAGGCTCATAGCCGGGGACGTGCAACTCCGCAGCCACCGGATCCCTTACGTCTCGACCCTGTTCGTGGACGAGAAGGAGCATCATTGCCGGGGACTGGGACACCGCCTGATAGAGGCCGTCGAGGAACAGGACCAGTTCCTGGACTCCACTCTGATCCGTCTGGACACCTTCGACTTCCAGGTCCCTGGG